One Bdellovibrio bacteriovorus DNA window includes the following coding sequences:
- a CDS encoding SurA N-terminal domain-containing protein, with product MSDSMADKMKRKLSAKSVTAIILFGAIIMVFVFFGLPSHMGASVGSVARVNNTLISVADFQQEENRIQQYYQNLFGSQMDFSSQRQLLRQQALENLVRMELVSQGAQKDGIMTTDAEVRDFIVKDIPFFQQDGRFQREFYNRYLESTHMSPGKFEDKVRKDVANVRTRYLFELSSRITDAEMNVLQKMRSAKMNVAFAKVDEEAATKALGKEKAEAAIKALDEALNKGDEAAVNAQLKDLKATWDETGMTELTAENFPKITSSVAQEAIFDLKKSEPLLKRLVRDGNSKYVLKLKDSKMEEAKPLEAMAVEMIQKRRGDGMVDAWMNFFRSKSHVTMNTDALQLN from the coding sequence ATGAGCGACAGCATGGCAGATAAGATGAAAAGAAAGCTTTCCGCAAAGAGCGTGACGGCTATTATCCTCTTCGGAGCGATCATCATGGTATTCGTATTTTTCGGTTTGCCGTCACATATGGGAGCGAGTGTTGGTTCTGTCGCTCGAGTAAATAACACGTTGATTTCGGTCGCGGACTTCCAGCAAGAAGAAAACCGCATTCAACAGTACTACCAAAATCTCTTTGGCAGTCAGATGGATTTTAGCTCTCAGCGTCAACTTCTGCGCCAACAAGCGTTGGAAAACCTCGTGCGTATGGAGCTCGTTTCTCAAGGTGCGCAAAAAGATGGCATTATGACGACAGACGCTGAGGTGCGTGATTTTATCGTGAAAGACATCCCATTTTTTCAGCAAGACGGTCGCTTTCAACGTGAATTTTACAATCGTTATTTAGAATCAACTCATATGTCTCCGGGAAAATTTGAGGACAAAGTTCGTAAAGACGTGGCGAATGTGCGCACTCGCTATCTTTTTGAGCTTTCTTCACGCATCACGGATGCAGAGATGAACGTCTTGCAAAAAATGCGTTCCGCTAAAATGAATGTCGCGTTCGCAAAAGTGGACGAAGAAGCCGCCACAAAAGCTTTAGGCAAAGAAAAAGCCGAAGCGGCGATCAAAGCTTTGGACGAAGCTTTGAACAAGGGTGATGAAGCGGCTGTCAATGCTCAGCTGAAAGACCTTAAAGCAACTTGGGATGAAACCGGTATGACGGAATTGACGGCTGAAAATTTCCCAAAGATCACAAGCTCTGTGGCGCAAGAAGCGATCTTTGATCTTAAAAAGTCAGAGCCTCTTTTGAAACGCTTGGTTCGTGATGGCAATTCAAAATACGTTTTGAAATTAAAAGACAGCAAAATGGAAGAAGCAAAACCTCTTGAGGCCATGGCTGTTGAAATGATTCAAAAACGTCGTGGGGACGGCATGGTCGATGCGTGGATGAACTTCTTCCGCTCTAAATCTCACGTCACAATGAACACTGACGCTTTGCAATTGAACTAA
- a CDS encoding endonuclease/exonuclease/phosphatase family protein: protein MKTRFLKIMAFGFLVVSFVALSAQTAFATSYWENSSLPPQFCFQNFNAYGPLYASGRTERTQGILGHLKARPKCDIVQLQEVWMESHIDHIENSLKDHYSFSSPNRDSRIGIMDLVMGDILSRETFTFAVNNSGSVLDRARSVASVDKAFHVLRVKLPAIDEEFYIINTHLHPSSQAVRLTQILDLLRWRLQNQNLKMLLSGDFNSDPQDLERKLLMSVVGLKDAMAESFTNGNYPADFCTYCKANPLSWLPSDHVFDYIFYSNAGTAETSLKLASAEVNLKGSPKKPLSDHYGIRAYFNVENGKAPAGELDQVQKKLALEALKQTIEVLDKESGAQWKVHQKLARDLYSDLERSRSDFELYLGHSLR from the coding sequence ATGAAAACAAGATTCTTAAAAATCATGGCTTTTGGGTTCTTGGTGGTTTCTTTTGTGGCCCTTTCCGCGCAAACGGCTTTTGCGACCTCTTATTGGGAAAATTCAAGCCTCCCGCCGCAATTCTGTTTTCAAAACTTCAATGCTTACGGACCGCTTTATGCTTCGGGCCGGACGGAGCGCACTCAAGGAATTTTGGGACATCTCAAAGCGCGCCCCAAATGTGACATCGTTCAGTTGCAAGAAGTTTGGATGGAGTCCCACATCGATCATATCGAAAATTCGTTGAAGGACCACTACAGCTTCAGCTCACCGAATCGTGACTCACGCATCGGTATTATGGATTTGGTGATGGGGGATATTCTTTCGCGCGAGACCTTTACGTTTGCGGTGAACAATTCCGGATCAGTCTTAGATCGCGCCCGCAGTGTGGCGAGTGTTGATAAGGCTTTCCATGTCTTGCGCGTAAAACTTCCAGCGATTGATGAAGAGTTTTATATCATCAATACGCATCTTCATCCTTCTTCCCAGGCGGTGCGCCTGACCCAAATTTTGGATTTATTGCGTTGGCGTTTACAAAACCAAAACTTGAAAATGCTTTTATCTGGCGATTTCAATTCGGATCCGCAAGATTTGGAAAGAAAACTGCTGATGAGTGTCGTCGGGTTGAAAGACGCCATGGCAGAGAGTTTTACAAATGGCAATTATCCCGCGGACTTTTGCACCTATTGTAAAGCCAATCCTTTAAGCTGGTTGCCTTCAGATCATGTGTTTGACTATATCTTTTATTCGAATGCGGGCACAGCCGAGACATCGCTAAAACTTGCTTCCGCTGAAGTGAACTTAAAAGGTTCACCGAAAAAACCACTTTCTGATCATTACGGTATTCGTGCTTATTTCAATGTTGAAAATGGCAAAGCCCCAGCAGGGGAGTTAGATCAAGTTCAAAAAAAGTTGGCACTTGAAGCCTTAAAACAAACCATCGAGGTTTTGGATAAAGAATCCGGTGCTCAGTGGAAGGTTCATCAGAAATTAGCCCGCGACCTATACAGCGATCTAGAAAGATCGCGCAGTGACTTTGAGCTTTATTTGGGTCATTCGCTTAGATAA
- a CDS encoding HNH endonuclease has protein sequence MQPYRPYISVKTKRLLLSKAQYQCEHHHPHAGRCRSKYQLQVDHIQPLSAGGDQKISNLRILCGVHNRARN, from the coding sequence ATGCAACCATACCGGCCCTATATTTCGGTAAAAACCAAGCGCTTGCTTTTATCTAAGGCCCAATACCAATGTGAACATCATCATCCCCACGCCGGTCGATGTCGCTCTAAGTATCAATTGCAGGTGGATCATATTCAACCTTTGTCCGCAGGTGGCGACCAGAAGATTTCGAACCTGCGAATTTTATGTGGGGTTCACAACCGCGCTCGAAACTAA
- the mreC gene encoding rod shape-determining protein MreC — protein MNFFNFDLKKIIMIGIVLALPLISINMQQRPQESNWLVKPFALLGSGISQTFYGFSHGVTETTAMYVNLINIKKNSEQLQSTNNELQARLEKMNELTNENDRLRGLLSFKEQTKMKLVAAQVIGRDLVIDHNTVTINKGTTDGLTAGQAVITTGGVLGYIFKPEPYTAHVMLITDRYAVVDGIVQRTRAHGIVEGKSQNGCTLKYVEKTEDVKEGDLVVTGGLDNIFPKGFPVAIVESVERKTFSVSLKVDLRPVVDPYKVEEVFVVNQASNEDFGNRFAPPQAENNEAGADTTVAAVATTPAPAASPSPSPTVTATPKPKPATTPAIPPSPAPSPSAQGAAQ, from the coding sequence TTGAATTTCTTCAACTTTGATCTCAAAAAAATCATCATGATCGGCATTGTGCTCGCTTTGCCTCTGATCTCTATCAACATGCAACAGCGTCCTCAAGAGTCCAACTGGTTGGTGAAACCTTTTGCCCTTTTAGGCAGCGGGATTTCCCAAACCTTCTATGGATTCAGCCATGGAGTCACTGAAACCACGGCGATGTACGTGAATTTGATCAATATCAAAAAAAATAGCGAGCAGTTGCAAAGTACGAACAACGAACTGCAAGCACGCTTAGAAAAAATGAACGAACTGACAAACGAAAATGATCGTTTGCGCGGACTTTTAAGCTTCAAAGAGCAAACCAAAATGAAATTGGTCGCAGCCCAAGTCATCGGCCGCGACTTAGTGATTGATCACAACACTGTCACGATTAACAAAGGAACGACCGACGGTTTGACTGCGGGCCAAGCGGTTATCACGACGGGTGGTGTTTTAGGCTATATCTTTAAGCCCGAACCTTACACTGCTCACGTGATGTTGATCACAGACCGTTATGCGGTTGTCGATGGCATCGTTCAGCGCACGCGCGCTCATGGGATCGTTGAAGGTAAAAGCCAAAATGGTTGCACATTGAAATATGTCGAAAAAACAGAAGATGTGAAAGAAGGCGATCTTGTGGTGACGGGCGGCCTGGACAACATTTTCCCGAAGGGTTTCCCTGTGGCGATTGTTGAATCGGTTGAAAGAAAAACATTCAGCGTTTCGTTGAAAGTTGACTTGCGTCCGGTCGTAGATCCCTACAAAGTGGAAGAAGTTTTTGTCGTGAACCAGGCGTCTAACGAAGATTTCGGCAATCGCTTTGCGCCCCCCCAAGCCGAAAATAACGAAGCCGGAGCTGATACCACAGTAGCAGCGGTTGCGACGACACCCGCTCCCGCCGCAAGTCCCTCGCCGTCTCCCACCGTGACGGCAACTCCGAAGCCTAAACCGGCAACGACCCCTGCGATACCCCCCTCACCCGCTCCGTCTCCAAGCGCTCAAGGGGCTGCGCAGTGA